One genomic segment of Pongo abelii isolate AG06213 chromosome 13, NHGRI_mPonAbe1-v2.0_pri, whole genome shotgun sequence includes these proteins:
- the LOC129047783 gene encoding putative protein FAM220BP has translation MRDRRGPHGTCLAQVQWAGGGDSDKLSYSLKKRMRTEGPWPADAPSWMNKPAVDDGNSQSEALSLEMRKDPSGAGLLLSGGGPVLPYVKESVRRNPASAATLSAAVGLFPAPTEYFARVSCSGVEALAGDWLGGGPRAAHGHKGEPRVSRLPCHQKLPEMGSFQDDPTSAFPSGLGSELEPSCLHSILSATLHACPEVLLNDETKRIFLDRLNPMFSKQTIEFKKMFKSTSRGLQITLGLLALQHFELANSLCHSLKYKQNNASRLILRVVLE, from the coding sequence ATGAGGGACAGGAGAGGGCCCCACGGCACCTGCCTGGCACAAGTGCAGTGGGCCGGAGGAGGTGACTCGGACAAACTATCATACAGCCTTAAGAAAAGAATGCGGACGGAGGGCCCTTGGCCTGCAGATGCACCCTCCTGGATGAATAAGCCTGCGGTTGATGATGGAAATTCACAGAGTGAGGCATTATCACTGGAAATGAGAAAGGATCCGAGCGGGGCTGGCCTCTTGCTTTCCGGTGGCGGCCCAGTTCTTCCATATGTGAAAGAATCAGTAAGAAGAAATCCAGCCTCAGCAGCCACTCTGAGCGCAGCCGTGGGTTTGTTCCCTGCTCCAACAGAGTATTTTGCTCGGGTGTCCTGCAGTGGTGTTGAAGCTCTGGCGGGGGACTGGCTGGGAGGAGGGCCCAGGGCCGCCCACGGCCACAAAGGAGAGCCTCGGGTGTCACGACTGCCATGCCATCAAAAACTGCCGGAAATGGGAAGTTTTCAGGATGACCCAACAAGTGCTTTTCCCAGTGGTCTGGGCTCGGAGTTGGAACCCTCTTGCCTGCATTCCATCCTGTCTGCAACACTGCACGCGTGTCCTGAAGTGCTCCTGAATGATGAGACGAAACGCATTTTCCTTGACCGTTTAAACCCCATGTTTTCAAAGCAAACAATAGAattcaagaaaatgtttaaaagcacCTCACGTGGTCTGCAGATAACACTGGGGTTACTGGCGCTGCAACATTTTGAATTAGCAAATTCATTATGCCATAGTTTAAAGTACAAGCAGAACAATGCAAGTAGATTAATTTTAAGAGTTGTCTTAGAATGA